In Macaca thibetana thibetana isolate TM-01 chromosome 8, ASM2454274v1, whole genome shotgun sequence, one DNA window encodes the following:
- the DUSP26 gene encoding dual specificity protein phosphatase 26, with protein MCPGNWLWASMTFMARFSRSSSRSPVRTRGTLEEMPTVQHPFLNVFELERLLYTGKTACNHADEVWPGLYLGDQDMASNRRELRRLGITHVLNASHSRWRGTPEAYEGLGIRYLGVEAHDSPAFDMSIHFQTAADFIHRALSQPGGKILVHCAVGVSRSATLVLAYLMLYHHLTLVEAIKKVKDHRGIIPNRGFLRQLLALDRRLRQGLEA; from the exons ATGTGCCCTGGTAACTGGCTTTGGGCTTCCATGACTTTTATGGCTCGCTTCTCCCGGAGTAGCTCAAGGTCTCCTGTTCGAACTCGAGGGACCCTGGAGGAGATGCCAACCGTTCAACATCCTTTCCTCAATGTCTTTGAGTTGGAGCGGCTCCTTTACACAGGCAAGACAGCCTGTAACCATGCCGATGAGGTCTGGCCAGGCCTCTATCTCGGAGACCA GGATATGGCTAGCAACCGCCGGGAGCTTCGCCGCCTGGGCATTACGCACGTCCTCAATGCCTCACACAGCCGGTGGCGAGGCACGCCCGAGGCCTATGAGGGGCTGGGCATCCGCTACCTGGGTGTTGAGGCCCACGACTCGCCAGCCTTTGACATGAGCATCCACTTCCAGACGGCGGCTGACTTCATCCACCGGGCACTGAGCCAGCCAGGAG GGAAGATCCTGGTGCATTGTGCCGTGGGCGTGAGCCGATCTGCCACCCTGGTACTGGCCTACCTCATGCTGTACCACCACCTCACCCTTGTGGAGGCCATCAAGAAAGTCAAAGACCACCGAGGCATCATCCCCAACCGGGGCTTCCTGAGGCAGCTCCTGGCCCTGGACCGCAGGCTGCGGCAGGGTCTAGAAGCatga